In a single window of the Flavivirga spongiicola genome:
- a CDS encoding response regulator: MNILIVEDHPLISDAYENALLHVSSNNTGIKFNINKVTNCDDAYLMIKGAQKTKVIDIVFLDIKLPPSKNGEIISGEDLGIKIRTLLPKTKIIIATTYNDNYRISSIFKSINPEGFLIKNDLNPKELVLAIEKIIDNDPYYSKSVVRLMRKLTSNDLIIDDIDRKLLYELSRGTKMSELTQIIPLSLAALERRKRLLKELFNVDSKSDRDLLEVAEQKGFI; the protein is encoded by the coding sequence ATGAACATATTAATTGTAGAAGATCATCCATTAATTAGTGATGCTTATGAGAATGCCTTGCTGCATGTAAGCTCCAACAATACAGGGATAAAATTTAATATAAATAAAGTTACAAATTGTGATGATGCTTATTTAATGATTAAAGGTGCCCAGAAAACAAAAGTTATTGATATTGTTTTTTTAGATATTAAATTACCACCATCTAAAAATGGAGAGATCATTTCGGGTGAAGATTTAGGTATTAAAATAAGAACACTTCTACCAAAAACTAAAATAATTATAGCTACAACGTATAATGATAACTATAGGATTAGTAGTATTTTTAAAAGTATAAATCCTGAGGGTTTTTTAATAAAAAACGATTTAAACCCTAAAGAACTTGTTTTGGCTATCGAAAAAATAATAGATAACGATCCTTATTATAGTAAATCTGTAGTTCGACTGATGCGAAAATTAACCTCTAATGATTTAATAATAGATGATATTGATAGAAAATTATTATACGAGTTATCACGTGGCACAAAAATGAGTGAGCTAACACAAATAATCCCACTTTCTTTAGCTGCTTTAGAAAGAAGAAAACGCCTATTAAAAGAACTTTTTAATGTAGATAGTAAAAGTGACAGAGACTTACTTGAAGTCGCAGAGCAAAAAGGATTTATTTAA
- a CDS encoding ATP-binding protein, producing the protein MFKNAFLLTCLILFCLNTSGQKKNFKKQLDSIQELKVLSKNRKLKIETRIQYAEKASELSSRTEIDSIILNSNWNLATVYIEHEKYIEQSIILNHKNLRLAMKLNDSTNLAYINSHLGYAYQTFEAMNDSTFYYYSNALRIFEKCKSLNRNRDKLYQSDIYGNIADILRSEHDYLGSQSAIIKAVNLILSIPETVGSLQSLSLLYNSLGLDLVKLKEYDKALNYYEKALSINDKILIDYFVNKLSIEINIAELYRKRGNYGVALKIYNKLLKNHAIKDKSPVSYGSILNNLAYTMFLAKDKNAYKIDSLFTKAHKIFENLDLQYEISAGGNDMAEFYYETNQKNKVLYYTKQSYRAGKNIKEFKEVLRSLKMFSKLKEGDSGKAYLSEYIRLSDSLIAKERVNRNKFARIQFETDQYIKETKRLSTQNILISAIGGILLLVLGLLYFIRVQRSKNKALVFVSEQEKANQEIYKLMLQQQTKEEEGRLQERNRIAEDLHDGVLSRLFGTRMGLGFLDIKGEKDTLEKYKLFIEEMQGIEKEVRDVSHALKKDLETSKANFESIIEQYLESQSLIGSFKYKIRKETEVNLELLSESIRVEIYRIIQEAIQNIIKHSQAKCVTVYFSLLENSVLEITIKDDGIGFDATRSYKGIGLKNITSRISKLAGDYKITSTSDKGTEININIPI; encoded by the coding sequence ATGTTTAAAAATGCTTTTTTACTAACATGTCTGATTCTTTTTTGTTTAAACACAAGTGGGCAAAAGAAGAACTTTAAAAAGCAGCTTGATAGTATACAAGAGTTAAAGGTCTTATCCAAAAACAGAAAATTAAAAATAGAAACTCGAATACAATATGCTGAAAAAGCAAGTGAGTTATCTTCCAGAACTGAGATAGATTCAATTATTTTGAATTCGAATTGGAACCTTGCAACGGTTTATATTGAACACGAAAAATATATAGAACAATCAATAATCTTAAATCATAAAAATTTAAGATTAGCTATGAAGCTTAATGATTCAACGAACCTAGCATATATAAACTCTCACCTGGGGTATGCCTATCAAACTTTTGAGGCAATGAATGATAGCACTTTTTATTATTATAGCAATGCTTTAAGGATTTTTGAAAAATGTAAGTCTTTAAACAGGAATAGAGATAAATTATATCAGTCCGATATATATGGAAATATTGCTGATATACTAAGAAGTGAGCATGATTATTTGGGTAGTCAATCTGCTATAATAAAAGCAGTGAATTTAATACTTTCTATTCCAGAAACAGTAGGCAGTCTTCAAAGTTTATCCTTGTTGTATAACTCTTTAGGGTTAGATTTGGTAAAACTTAAAGAATATGATAAGGCTTTAAATTATTACGAAAAAGCTCTTAGTATTAATGATAAAATACTAATAGATTATTTTGTAAATAAACTATCTATTGAAATTAATATAGCCGAACTTTATAGAAAAAGAGGAAATTATGGTGTCGCACTTAAAATATATAATAAATTACTCAAAAACCATGCTATAAAAGATAAAAGCCCTGTTTCTTATGGATCAATATTGAACAATTTAGCTTATACCATGTTTTTAGCAAAGGATAAGAATGCGTATAAAATAGATTCTTTGTTTACTAAGGCTCATAAAATTTTTGAAAATTTGGATTTACAATATGAAATATCTGCTGGAGGGAATGACATGGCAGAGTTCTATTATGAAACTAACCAAAAGAATAAAGTGCTATATTATACTAAGCAGTCCTATAGAGCAGGAAAAAACATTAAAGAGTTTAAGGAAGTATTAAGGTCTTTAAAAATGTTTTCAAAACTTAAAGAAGGTGATTCAGGAAAAGCCTATTTGTCTGAATATATAAGACTAAGTGATAGCTTAATTGCCAAGGAAAGAGTCAATAGAAATAAATTTGCCAGAATACAATTCGAAACAGACCAGTATATCAAAGAAACCAAGCGATTAAGTACCCAAAATATTTTAATTTCTGCCATAGGGGGAATACTATTATTAGTATTAGGTCTCTTGTATTTTATAAGGGTTCAACGTTCTAAAAACAAGGCGTTAGTTTTTGTAAGTGAGCAAGAAAAAGCCAATCAGGAAATATATAAATTGATGTTGCAACAACAAACCAAGGAAGAAGAAGGTCGTTTACAAGAGCGCAACAGAATAGCAGAAGATTTACATGATGGCGTGTTAAGTAGGTTGTTTGGCACAAGAATGGGGCTAGGATTTTTAGATATTAAAGGCGAAAAAGACACCTTAGAGAAGTATAAATTATTTATAGAAGAGATGCAAGGGATAGAAAAAGAAGTACGGGATGTATCTCATGCACTTAAAAAAGATCTAGAGACATCAAAAGCTAATTTTGAGTCTATTATAGAACAGTATTTGGAAAGCCAAAGTCTTATAGGGAGCTTTAAATATAAAATTAGAAAGGAAACCGAAGTAAATTTGGAGTTGTTAAGTGAAAGTATACGCGTAGAGATTTACCGCATTATTCAGGAAGCTATCCAAAATATAATAAAGCATTCGCAGGCCAAATGTGTTACTGTTTATTTTTCATTATTAGAAAATTCTGTTTTGGAGATCACTATAAAAGATGATGGCATAGGGTTTGATGCCACAAGAAGTTATAAAGGCATCGGTTTAAAAAACATCACATCAAGAATATCAAAACTAGCCGGTGATTATAAAATAACTTCAACCTCAGATAAAGGCACAGAAATCAATATAAATATACCAATATAA
- a CDS encoding glycoside hydrolase family 31 protein has translation MILNTELEYKGNLFPADITDYKKDVDVLHFSTSNNIILQLTVLRDSLLRFRYTTVGKFDNDFSYAINEDASRGYNHLEITDDDKKYIVTTSKLICHIHKADLRKSIFDAKDHTLICEDELGFHWEESYELGGDIVKMSKAAQNGESYYGLGDKPQHINLKGRRFENWATDSYAFGKDTDPIYKAIPFYTGLHHGKSYGIFFDNTFKTFFDFCQERRNVTSFWAQGGEMNYYFIYGPKMQDVVTSYTDLTGTPELPPLWALGYHQCKWSYYPESNVKEITNKFRELKIPCDAIYLDIDYMEGFRCFTWSKDHFPEPKRMVKELADDGFKTVVIIDPGIKIDNAYSVFKEGLDKDYFCKRADGPYMKGKVWPGECYFPDFTRPEVREWWAGLFKELVEDIGVKGVWNDMNEPAVMDVPGKTFPADVRHDYDGNPCSHQKAHNIYGMQMARATYHGLKRFNYPKRPFVITRSAYSGTQRYTSTWMGDNVASWEHLQIANIQAQRLALSGFSFAGSDIGGFAEQPNGELYARWIQLGAFHPFCRTHSSGDHGDQEPWAFDEEITNVVRKFIEIRYELLPYLYTAFYQYAHDNVPMLKSLVLFDQEDSQTHYRTDEFICGNQLLICPINEPNSQGRRMYIPKGEWYNFWTKELVSGGKEAWVEADLDSMPIFVKAGAIIPKYPVQQYVGEKDIEELTLDVYYKNGKEDSELYEDANDGYDYTKGRYSLKKFNLAGTDDKLIIRIHKRGKYMTSYSTFKINLFGLPFKVASIKVDNEYVDLKDVKFNGANTLVISKEFTNLQIKA, from the coding sequence ATGATTTTAAATACCGAATTAGAATATAAAGGAAACTTGTTTCCTGCGGATATAACAGACTATAAAAAAGATGTTGATGTATTACATTTTTCAACTTCTAATAATATTATTCTTCAACTTACTGTTTTAAGAGATAGCTTACTTCGTTTTAGATATACAACGGTAGGTAAATTTGATAATGACTTTTCTTATGCTATTAATGAAGATGCAAGCAGAGGTTATAATCATTTAGAAATTACGGACGACGACAAAAAATATATAGTAACCACCTCGAAATTAATTTGTCACATTCATAAAGCAGATTTAAGAAAATCCATTTTTGATGCTAAAGACCATACATTAATTTGTGAAGACGAATTAGGCTTCCATTGGGAAGAAAGCTACGAATTAGGTGGAGACATTGTTAAAATGAGTAAAGCTGCTCAAAATGGAGAGAGCTATTATGGTTTAGGCGATAAACCTCAACACATTAATTTAAAAGGAAGACGTTTTGAAAATTGGGCAACAGATTCTTATGCTTTTGGTAAAGATACCGACCCTATTTATAAAGCGATTCCGTTTTACACAGGGTTACATCATGGAAAATCTTATGGAATCTTTTTTGATAATACGTTTAAAACATTCTTTGATTTCTGTCAGGAGAGAAGAAATGTAACAAGTTTTTGGGCACAAGGTGGTGAAATGAATTACTATTTTATTTACGGTCCTAAAATGCAAGATGTCGTTACAAGTTATACCGATTTAACAGGAACTCCAGAATTGCCACCATTATGGGCTTTAGGCTACCATCAGTGTAAATGGAGTTACTATCCCGAATCTAATGTAAAAGAAATTACCAATAAATTCAGAGAACTAAAAATTCCTTGTGATGCTATTTATTTAGATATTGATTACATGGAAGGTTTCCGCTGTTTTACCTGGAGCAAAGACCATTTTCCAGAACCAAAAAGAATGGTTAAGGAATTAGCAGACGATGGCTTTAAAACTGTCGTGATTATTGACCCGGGAATTAAAATTGACAACGCGTATAGTGTCTTTAAAGAAGGGCTGGATAAAGACTATTTCTGTAAGCGTGCAGACGGCCCCTATATGAAAGGTAAAGTTTGGCCCGGAGAATGTTATTTCCCGGATTTCACCAGACCAGAAGTAAGAGAATGGTGGGCTGGGTTATTCAAAGAATTGGTTGAAGACATCGGCGTAAAAGGTGTTTGGAATGATATGAACGAGCCCGCAGTTATGGACGTTCCAGGAAAAACATTTCCTGCAGACGTACGCCACGATTACGACGGAAACCCCTGTAGCCACCAAAAAGCACATAATATTTACGGTATGCAAATGGCACGTGCCACTTACCACGGATTAAAACGCTTTAACTATCCTAAACGCCCCTTTGTAATAACACGTTCAGCTTATTCAGGCACACAACGTTATACCTCAACTTGGATGGGAGATAACGTCGCATCGTGGGAGCATTTACAAATTGCAAATATTCAGGCACAGCGTTTAGCCTTATCAGGGTTCTCTTTTGCAGGGTCTGATATCGGTGGGTTTGCCGAACAACCAAATGGTGAATTATATGCACGTTGGATTCAGTTGGGCGCTTTCCACCCCTTTTGTAGAACACACTCTTCCGGCGATCATGGCGACCAAGAACCTTGGGCTTTCGATGAAGAAATTACAAACGTAGTCCGTAAGTTTATTGAAATTAGATACGAATTACTACCCTATCTATATACGGCATTCTATCAATATGCTCACGATAATGTACCCATGTTAAAATCGCTGGTACTGTTCGATCAAGAAGATTCGCAAACACACTACAGAACGGATGAGTTTATTTGTGGAAACCAGCTTTTAATTTGCCCAATAAATGAGCCTAATTCTCAAGGACGACGCATGTATATTCCTAAAGGTGAATGGTACAACTTCTGGACAAAAGAATTAGTTTCAGGTGGAAAAGAAGCCTGGGTAGAAGCCGACTTAGATAGTATGCCAATCTTTGTAAAAGCAGGCGCTATTATTCCTAAATATCCTGTACAGCAATATGTAGGTGAAAAAGATATTGAAGAATTAACCTTAGATGTTTATTACAAAAACGGAAAAGAGGATTCTGAATTGTATGAAGATGCAAACGATGGCTACGACTATACCAAAGGACGCTATAGTTTAAAGAAGTTTAACTTAGCCGGTACAGACGATAAATTAATCATTAGAATTCATAAAAGAGGGAAATACATGACCTCTTATAGCACATTCAAAATTAATTTGTTCGGATTGCCATTTAAGGTAGCATCTATTAAAGTTGACAACGAATATGTTGATTTAAAAGATGTCAAGTTCAATGGAGCTAATACACTTGTTATTTCTAAAGAATTTACAAACCTTCAAATAAAGGCATAA
- a CDS encoding glycogen synthase, translated as MNVVHISAECYPVAKVGGLADVVGALPKYQNSATFSSQVIMPFYNNTFTKANTFNTVYESQLDLGGISYPFKILSLKETLLDFDIFFVHVPELLFKEYVYSNDDTERFLAFQIAALDWMLTWNTYPDYIHCHDHHTGLTPFMLQESFKYESFRKIPNILTIHNAQYQGWFSHKKVNLIPAFNFDNAGLLDWDGSVNPLAASIKCAWRVTTVSPSYMEELKTDANGLEDLLNHESAKCSGILNGIDWNVWNPETDNYLIANYNVKTVISGKKANKKHLCDSFNLDFNKPLFAFIGRLVGEKGSDLFPETFKDTLEKGEATILLLGSGHDETEMQLEGLKDNYKGSYNAFIGYDEALSHIIYAGADFLLMPSRVEPCGLNQMYALRYGTIPIVRSIGGLKDTVIDISEKNGFGICHTDVTVSDITNAIDRGVSLYKNKNTYKKLSAQIMGINHSWDASAKEYIKLYKSIKLEKI; from the coding sequence ATGAACGTTGTACACATAAGCGCGGAGTGCTACCCGGTAGCTAAAGTAGGAGGGTTGGCAGATGTTGTTGGAGCACTACCTAAATATCAAAATAGTGCCACATTTTCATCCCAAGTTATTATGCCTTTTTATAATAACACCTTTACCAAAGCAAATACATTTAATACGGTTTATGAATCTCAATTAGACTTAGGAGGTATATCATACCCTTTTAAAATTTTAAGCCTAAAAGAAACCCTTTTAGATTTTGACATATTTTTTGTTCATGTTCCGGAGCTTTTGTTCAAAGAATATGTGTATTCCAATGACGATACAGAGCGTTTTTTAGCGTTTCAAATTGCTGCTTTAGATTGGATGCTAACCTGGAATACATATCCCGATTATATACACTGTCATGATCATCATACAGGATTGACACCTTTTATGCTGCAAGAAAGCTTTAAATATGAATCCTTTAGAAAAATACCAAATATTTTAACTATACATAACGCCCAATACCAAGGGTGGTTTTCTCATAAAAAAGTAAATTTAATTCCTGCCTTTAATTTTGATAACGCAGGACTTTTGGATTGGGATGGTAGTGTAAATCCATTAGCAGCGTCCATAAAATGTGCCTGGAGAGTTACCACAGTATCTCCCAGCTATATGGAGGAATTAAAAACAGATGCCAATGGACTAGAAGATCTCTTAAATCATGAAAGCGCCAAATGTTCCGGTATCTTAAATGGTATCGATTGGAATGTATGGAACCCGGAAACCGACAATTACCTGATCGCTAACTATAATGTCAAAACAGTCATTTCTGGAAAAAAGGCAAACAAAAAGCATTTATGCGATAGTTTTAATTTAGACTTTAACAAACCGCTTTTTGCTTTTATTGGCAGATTAGTTGGAGAAAAAGGATCTGACTTGTTTCCTGAAACATTTAAAGACACGCTTGAAAAAGGAGAAGCGACCATCTTATTATTAGGCTCTGGCCACGATGAGACAGAAATGCAGCTTGAGGGGCTTAAAGACAACTATAAAGGCAGCTATAATGCTTTTATAGGGTACGACGAAGCCTTATCCCATATTATTTATGCAGGAGCCGATTTTTTACTCATGCCATCAAGAGTTGAGCCTTGCGGGCTTAACCAAATGTATGCCTTAAGATATGGCACCATACCCATTGTAAGAAGTATTGGGGGGCTTAAAGATACCGTTATAGATATTTCAGAAAAAAACGGATTTGGTATTTGCCATACAGACGTTACCGTTTCAGATATAACAAATGCTATTGACAGAGGCGTTTCTCTCTATAAAAACAAAAACACCTATAAAAAACTAAGTGCACAGATTATGGGAATTAACCACTCTTGGGATGCATCTGCAAAAGAATACATTAAATTATATAAATCCATTAAACTAGAAAAAATATGA
- the glgB gene encoding 1,4-alpha-glucan branching protein GlgB yields MKPVKPYSLFTDFDINLFKAGKHYRLYEKFGSHITIIDGIEGTYFAVWAPSAKSVSVIGDFNHWAEGAHQLNVRWDSSGIWEGFIPLIGKGSIYKYHIESYNDNIKTEKADPYARRCEHPPKTASIVWDDNYTWKDADWMKKRKKHNAIDAPFSVYEVHLGSWKKHLEEDRFLSYFELANDLVNYVKDMNFTHVELMPIMEHPYDPSWGYQLTGYFAPTSRFGYPEEFKYLVDKLHQNDIGIILDWVPSHFPEDAHGLGFFDGSNLYEHPDKRKGYHQDWKSLIFNYERNEVRSFLISNAIFWMEQYHADGLRVDAVASMLFLDYSREDGEWEPNIYGGRENLAVISFLKELNKEVYRSFPDVQTIAEESTAFPMVSKPVFSGGLGFGMKWMMGWMHDTLEYFAKDPIYRKHHQNDITFSLAYAFTENFMLPLSHDEVVYGKNSILGRMPGDEWQRFANLRLLYGYMFTHPGTKLLFMGGEFGQYKEWNFQESLDWNLLEFEPHKNLQNYYKALNKLYKTTPALYEKGFSGEGFEWISFDDHENCVMSYIRKGYNSKNDVMVVCNLTPTVRENYKIGIPIKTKIKEIFNSDAKEFGGSGIINKREVAAKKDPWNGKDFSVEITLPPLGILVFQFK; encoded by the coding sequence ATGAAGCCAGTAAAACCTTATAGCCTATTTACAGATTTTGACATCAACCTTTTTAAAGCAGGCAAACATTATCGCCTTTATGAAAAATTTGGATCTCACATCACCATTATTGATGGTATTGAAGGGACTTATTTTGCTGTCTGGGCTCCTAGTGCCAAATCCGTATCTGTAATTGGTGATTTCAACCATTGGGCAGAAGGCGCACACCAATTAAACGTCCGTTGGGATTCAAGTGGTATCTGGGAGGGTTTTATTCCTTTAATAGGAAAAGGCTCCATATATAAATATCATATTGAAAGCTATAACGACAACATAAAAACCGAAAAAGCCGACCCCTATGCAAGACGATGTGAACACCCGCCAAAAACAGCATCGATAGTCTGGGACGATAACTATACATGGAAAGATGCCGATTGGATGAAAAAACGTAAAAAGCATAATGCTATAGACGCACCTTTTTCTGTTTATGAAGTACATTTAGGGTCTTGGAAAAAACATTTAGAAGAAGATCGATTTTTGTCTTATTTTGAACTAGCAAATGATTTAGTAAACTATGTAAAAGACATGAATTTTACACATGTAGAACTCATGCCTATTATGGAACATCCTTATGATCCTTCTTGGGGATACCAATTAACAGGATATTTTGCACCAACATCTCGTTTTGGATATCCAGAAGAATTCAAATATTTAGTTGATAAACTACATCAAAACGATATTGGTATTATTTTAGATTGGGTGCCATCTCACTTCCCTGAAGACGCACACGGTCTTGGTTTTTTTGATGGCTCAAATTTATATGAGCATCCAGATAAAAGGAAAGGCTATCATCAAGATTGGAAAAGTTTGATTTTCAATTACGAACGTAATGAAGTTAGATCTTTCTTGATAAGTAATGCCATTTTTTGGATGGAACAATATCACGCAGACGGATTACGTGTTGATGCTGTTGCATCTATGCTTTTTTTAGATTACTCCCGAGAAGATGGTGAATGGGAACCAAATATTTATGGAGGCAGAGAAAATCTGGCTGTTATCAGTTTTTTAAAAGAACTGAACAAAGAAGTTTATAGGTCTTTTCCAGATGTTCAAACCATCGCAGAAGAATCTACAGCATTCCCCATGGTTTCTAAACCTGTTTTTTCAGGTGGATTGGGTTTTGGTATGAAATGGATGATGGGTTGGATGCATGATACTTTGGAGTATTTTGCCAAAGATCCTATTTATAGAAAACACCATCAAAATGATATAACATTTAGTCTGGCATATGCATTCACCGAAAATTTTATGCTACCATTATCTCATGACGAAGTCGTTTATGGCAAAAACTCCATTTTGGGTAGAATGCCTGGCGATGAATGGCAACGTTTTGCAAACCTTCGTTTATTATATGGCTATATGTTTACGCATCCAGGGACCAAATTATTGTTTATGGGTGGTGAGTTTGGTCAATATAAAGAGTGGAATTTCCAAGAAAGTTTAGATTGGAATCTATTAGAATTTGAACCACATAAAAACCTTCAAAACTATTATAAAGCATTAAATAAACTCTATAAAACGACACCTGCTTTATATGAAAAAGGATTTAGCGGCGAAGGGTTTGAATGGATTAGTTTTGATGATCACGAAAACTGTGTCATGTCTTATATAAGAAAAGGCTACAACTCCAAAAACGATGTTATGGTAGTTTGTAATTTAACCCCAACGGTTAGAGAAAATTACAAAATAGGAATCCCTATAAAAACAAAAATTAAAGAAATTTTCAATAGCGATGCTAAAGAATTTGGGGGAAGTGGCATTATAAATAAAAGAGAGGTTGCAGCAAAAAAAGACCCCTGGAATGGAAAAGATTTCTCAGTAGAAATAACATTACCTCCTTTAGGCATCCTAGTATTTCAATTTAAATAA
- a CDS encoding glucose-1-phosphate adenylyltransferase: protein MINDKVLAIILGGGQGSRLYPLTEARSKPAVPIAGKYRLVDIPISNCINSNIKRMFVLTQFNSASLNRHIKNTYHFSFFSSAFVDVLAAEQTPRNKGWFQGTADAVRQSMHHFTRHDFDYVLILSGDQLYQMDYELMIAEHVKSKAKISIATIPVNAKDATSFGILKANDKNVITSFIEKPDAGLLPEWTSEVSDEMKGEGRNYLASMGIYIFNRDLLIKLMDDPSTIDFGKEIIPQNIDKHKTLSYQYEGYWTDIGNIDSFFEANIGLTADIPDFDLYDKSKRIYTRARMLPTTKVSGTTLNKTVVAEGCIISAAKIEKSVIGIRSRIGDESTVINTYMMGSDHYQTLEDVTNPNVNSIGIGARCFIKNAILDKNCCIGDDVRINGGPHLEPTETDSYAVKDGIVVIKKGAIIPNGFVIK, encoded by the coding sequence ATGATTAACGATAAAGTTTTAGCCATTATATTAGGGGGCGGCCAAGGTTCCAGATTATATCCACTAACAGAAGCAAGATCTAAACCTGCAGTTCCTATTGCGGGAAAATATAGATTAGTAGATATTCCTATTTCAAATTGTATTAATTCAAACATAAAACGCATGTTTGTTCTAACACAATTTAATTCGGCTTCATTAAATCGTCATATTAAAAACACCTATCATTTTAGTTTTTTTAGTTCAGCTTTTGTTGATGTTTTAGCGGCAGAACAAACGCCCAGAAATAAAGGCTGGTTCCAAGGCACCGCAGATGCTGTCCGCCAAAGCATGCACCACTTTACAAGGCACGATTTTGATTATGTATTAATCCTTTCCGGAGACCAATTATACCAAATGGATTATGAGTTAATGATTGCTGAACATGTAAAAAGTAAAGCCAAAATCTCTATTGCAACCATTCCTGTTAATGCGAAGGACGCGACGTCTTTTGGTATCCTAAAAGCTAATGATAAAAATGTAATAACCTCATTTATTGAAAAACCAGATGCTGGTTTATTACCAGAATGGACCTCTGAAGTGAGCGATGAAATGAAAGGAGAAGGGCGAAATTATCTGGCTTCTATGGGTATTTATATCTTTAACAGGGATTTATTAATTAAATTAATGGACGACCCCAGCACCATAGATTTTGGCAAAGAGATTATTCCCCAAAATATCGATAAACACAAAACACTAAGCTATCAATATGAAGGGTATTGGACAGACATCGGAAATATAGACTCATTCTTTGAGGCTAATATTGGTCTAACGGCAGACATTCCAGATTTCGATTTATACGACAAATCCAAACGTATTTATACCAGAGCCAGAATGCTTCCTACAACAAAAGTATCTGGCACGACCCTTAACAAAACAGTCGTTGCAGAAGGTTGCATCATTAGTGCCGCCAAAATTGAAAAATCGGTCATTGGTATTCGCTCCAGGATAGGAGATGAATCAACCGTGATAAACACCTATATGATGGGTAGCGATCATTATCAAACCCTAGAAGACGTTACGAATCCTAATGTAAATTCAATAGGCATTGGAGCACGTTGCTTTATAAAAAATGCAATTCTAGATAAAAATTGCTGTATTGGTGATGATGTAAGAATAAATGGAGGTCCGCATTTAGAACCAACTGAAACAGATTCTTATGCTGTTAAAGATGGTATTGTCGTTATCAAGAAAGGTGCTATAATCCCTAATGGTTTTGTAATCAAATAA